From a region of the Cyclopterus lumpus isolate fCycLum1 chromosome 5, fCycLum1.pri, whole genome shotgun sequence genome:
- the rbl1 gene encoding retinoblastoma-like protein 1 isoform X2 — protein MEGNCVSLTRILRTAKLSLIQFFSKMRKWADMSNLPQDFRLRMERLERNFEVSTVIFRKFEPIFMDMFQNPQGGGRPRQPRSRKHRRLPCHISDVFKFCWTLFVYTKGNFRMIGDDLVNSYHLLLCCLDLVFGNALLCNNRKDLINPTFKGLPALYRADGLVSSDEPPPCVLERLCELHDGLVVEAKGIKQHYFRPYIQKLFHRQILKGNEDHLTELLDPQSFIDNNKAINREYEEYVLTVGDFDERVFLGADADEEIGTPRKIVQEPSANQMTAQSQLQQHVEKSGSLAPSTPLTGRVYLKEKDLLVTPVSSATQSVSRLQSMVAGLRTAPSEQLVQVFRSCSRNPSESILGRVKTLGQTFKEHYTNDSEDMPGSHIDFAENRLKLAEILYYKILENVLVQENKRLHGKDMSVLLEQDIFHCSLMACCLEVVLFSYSSQRTFPWIINIFKLTPFYFFKVIEVFIRSEEGLSRDMVKHLNLIEEQVLESRAWSADSALWSALQAAGSKVPTVEEVNFPSSLDTGSGFSGGVQSHLPLVSLSPIIHPRIREFRSGLGSARKDVPPSPLSLHDRYSSPAAGSAKRRLFGDDPPARISGVIPGSPMTSPAKRLMFGSGSTLRIGAPGGQTTVLSIPLQGANNDRTITLIPVQPCDSSGTITAQFLLTTSPSRAAAPATSDPQAGSARPRRTGSLALFFRKVYHLASVRLRDLCVKMDVPSELRGKIWTCFEHSLVHSTGLMRDRHLDQLLLCSVYIISKITKETHSFHDIMKCYRSQPQASSHVYRSVLLRHREQVTDENMEVDPVSGGESAEKTNQVPGRADCDQSGEEERGDLIQFYNSVFVLKMKSFALRYATQDQLADAPPLSPFPAVRAQPLSPRRVSQRHSLYVSPHKNSAGGLTPTPFTYRINSSPSKELSDINRMIRQGSASRKRAFTMEGDVMMSSACDSPSKRACPESGGGGGSSADVLLKRLQDVVSERQSH, from the exons tcTGATCCAGTTCTTCTCCAAGATGAGGAAGTGGGCCGACATGTCGAACCTCCCTCAGGACTTCCGGCTCCGCATGGAGCGGCTGGAGCGCAACTTTGAGGTTTCCACGGTGATCTTCAGGAAGTTTGAGCCCATCTTTATGGACATGTTCCAGAACccccaggggggggggaggccccGGCAGCCACGCAGCAGGAAGCAcag GCGTCTGCCGTGTCACATCAGCGATGTGTTCAAGTTCTGCTGGACTCTGTTCGTCTACACCAAAG gTAACTTCCGGATGATCGGTGACGACCTGGTGAACTCGTACCAcctgctgctctgctgtctGGACCTGGTGTTCGGCAACGCGTTGCTCTGCAACAACAGGAAGGACCTCATCAACCCCACCTTCAAAG gtctgccGGCTCTGTACCGCGCTGACGGCCTCGTGTCCTCAGACGAACCTCCTCCGTGTGTGTTGGAGCGTCTGTGTGAGCTGCACGACGGCCTGGTGGTCGAGGCCAAAGGCATCAAGCAGCACTACTTCAGACCGTACATCCAGAAGCTGTTCCACAGAcag ATCCTGAAAGGCAACGAGGATCATCTGACTGAACTGTTGGATCCTCAGAGCTTCATTGATAACAA caAAGCCATAAACAGGGAGTACGAGGAGTACGTGTTGACGGTCGGAGACTTCGATGAGCGAGTGTTTCTGGGAGCCGACGCAGACGAGGAAATCGGGACTCCGAGGAAAATCGTTCAGGAGCCGTCGGCCAATCAGATGACGGCTCAGAGCCAGCTGCAACAACACGTAgagaag tCGGGCTCGCTcgccccctccacccctctgacGGGGCGGGTCTACCTGAAGGAGAAGGACCTGCTCGTCACTCCCGTCTCCTCGGCGACGCAGAGCGTCAGCCGGCTGCAGAGCATGGTGGCCGGGCTGAGGACGGCGCCCAGCGAGCAGCTGGTGCAGGTCTTCAG GTCGTGCTCCAGAAACCCCTCAGAGTCCATTCTGGGCCGAGTGAAGACCCTGGGACAGACCTTCAAAGAGCACTACACCAACGACTCAGAGGACATGCCCGGCTCCCATatcg ACTTTGCAGAGAACCGCCTGAAGCTGGCTGAGATCCTCTACTACAAGATCCTGGAGAACGTCCTGGTCCAGGAGAACAAGCGGCTGCACGGCAAAGACATGAGC gtgttgttggaGCAGGACATCTTCCACTGTTCCCTGATGGCGTGTTGTCTGGAGGTGGTGTTGTTCTCCTACAGCTCCCAGAGAACCTTCCCCTGGATCATCAACATCTTCAAGCTGACCCCATTCTACTTCTTCAAG gtgATCGAGGTGTTCATCCGCTCCGAGGAGGGCCTGTCCAGAGACATGGTGAAGCACCTGAACCTGATCGAGGAGCAGGTCCTGGAGAGCAGAGCCTGGAGCGCCGACTCTGCCCTGTGGAGCGCCTTGCAGGCTGCCGGCAGCAAGGTGCCCACTGTTGAGgag GTGAACTTCCCCTCCAGTCTGGACACGGGTTCTGGTTTTAGCGGCGGGGTTCAGTCTCACCTGCCGCtggtctccctctcccccatcATCCACCCCCGCATCCGGGAGTTCAGATCTGGACTGGGCAGCGCTCGCaaag ACGTTCCTCCGTCTCCGTTGTCGCTCCACGACCGCTACAGCTCGCCGGCAGCCGGCAGCGCCAAACGCCGTTTGTTCGGCGACGATCCGCCGGCCCGAATCTCGGGCGTGATCCCCGGCAGCCCGATGACGTCGCCGGCCAAAAGGTTGATGTTCGGCTCCGGCAGCACCCTGAGGATCGGAGCTCCGGGAGGCCAGACCACCGTCCTCAGCATCCCGCtgcaag gtgCAAATAACGACCGCACCATCACGCTGATCCCAGTTCAGCCGTGCGACTCCTCCGGTACGATCACCGCTCAGTTCCTGCTCACTACCTCCCCGAGCCGCGCCGCCGCCCCcgcgacctctgacccccaggCAGGAAGCGCCCGGCCGCGACGCACCGGATCCCTCGCTCTGTTCTTCAGGAAG GTGTACCACCTGGCCAGCGTGCGTCTCAGGGATCTGTGCGTGAAGATGGACGTCCCGTCGGAGCTCCGAGGGAAAATCTGGACGTGTTTCGAGCACTCGCTGGTCCACAGTACCGGTCTGATGAGGGACCGGCACCTGGaccagctgctgctgtgcagCGTGTACATCATATCCAAA ATCACAAAAGAGACTCACAGCTTCCATGACATCATGAAGTGTTACCGCAGCCAACCACAGGCCAGCAGTCat gtgtacCGCAGTGTGTTGCTGCGTCACAGGGAGCAGGTGACGGATGAGAACATGGAGGTGGATCCGGTGTCAGGTGGAGAAT CTGCAGAGAAAACCAATCAGGTCCCGGGACGAGCCGACTGCGACCAATCGGGCGAGGAGGAGCGCGGCGACCTCATCCAGTTCTACAACAGCGTCTTCGTCCTGAAGATGAAGAGCTTCGCGCTGCGTTACGCAACCCAGGACCAGCTG gcggacgccccccccctctctccgttCCCGGCGGTCCGGGCTCAGCCCCTGTCGCCCCGTCGGGTCTCTCAGAGACACTCGCTGTACGTCTCCCCTCACAAGAACTCAGCCGGCGGCCTCACGCCGACCCCCTTCACCTACAGGATCAACAGCAGCCCCTCTAag GAGTTGTCCGACATCAACCGGATGATCCGACAGGGCAGCGCGAGCAGGAAGCGAGCCTTCACCATGGAGGGCGacgtgatgatgtcatcagccTGCGACTCCCCCAGCAAGAGGGCGTGTCCAgagagcggcggcggcggcggcagcagcgcCGACGTGCTGCTGAAGCGGCTGCAGGACGTCGTGTCGGAGCGGCAGAGTCACTGA
- the rbl1 gene encoding retinoblastoma-like protein 1 isoform X1 has translation MRGEESSDSESGRMEESSVRSSLDALCQELNMDAHTAAETMDSFTAIWNTYTLEGEVVHWLACSLYAACRKGSTPTVGKGLMEGNCVSLTRILRTAKLSLIQFFSKMRKWADMSNLPQDFRLRMERLERNFEVSTVIFRKFEPIFMDMFQNPQGGGRPRQPRSRKHRRLPCHISDVFKFCWTLFVYTKGNFRMIGDDLVNSYHLLLCCLDLVFGNALLCNNRKDLINPTFKGLPALYRADGLVSSDEPPPCVLERLCELHDGLVVEAKGIKQHYFRPYIQKLFHRQILKGNEDHLTELLDPQSFIDNNKAINREYEEYVLTVGDFDERVFLGADADEEIGTPRKIVQEPSANQMTAQSQLQQHVEKSGSLAPSTPLTGRVYLKEKDLLVTPVSSATQSVSRLQSMVAGLRTAPSEQLVQVFRSCSRNPSESILGRVKTLGQTFKEHYTNDSEDMPGSHIDFAENRLKLAEILYYKILENVLVQENKRLHGKDMSVLLEQDIFHCSLMACCLEVVLFSYSSQRTFPWIINIFKLTPFYFFKVIEVFIRSEEGLSRDMVKHLNLIEEQVLESRAWSADSALWSALQAAGSKVPTVEEVNFPSSLDTGSGFSGGVQSHLPLVSLSPIIHPRIREFRSGLGSARKDVPPSPLSLHDRYSSPAAGSAKRRLFGDDPPARISGVIPGSPMTSPAKRLMFGSGSTLRIGAPGGQTTVLSIPLQGANNDRTITLIPVQPCDSSGTITAQFLLTTSPSRAAAPATSDPQAGSARPRRTGSLALFFRKVYHLASVRLRDLCVKMDVPSELRGKIWTCFEHSLVHSTGLMRDRHLDQLLLCSVYIISKITKETHSFHDIMKCYRSQPQASSHVYRSVLLRHREQVTDENMEVDPVSGGESAEKTNQVPGRADCDQSGEEERGDLIQFYNSVFVLKMKSFALRYATQDQLADAPPLSPFPAVRAQPLSPRRVSQRHSLYVSPHKNSAGGLTPTPFTYRINSSPSKELSDINRMIRQGSASRKRAFTMEGDVMMSSACDSPSKRACPESGGGGGSSADVLLKRLQDVVSERQSH, from the exons tcTGATCCAGTTCTTCTCCAAGATGAGGAAGTGGGCCGACATGTCGAACCTCCCTCAGGACTTCCGGCTCCGCATGGAGCGGCTGGAGCGCAACTTTGAGGTTTCCACGGTGATCTTCAGGAAGTTTGAGCCCATCTTTATGGACATGTTCCAGAACccccaggggggggggaggccccGGCAGCCACGCAGCAGGAAGCAcag GCGTCTGCCGTGTCACATCAGCGATGTGTTCAAGTTCTGCTGGACTCTGTTCGTCTACACCAAAG gTAACTTCCGGATGATCGGTGACGACCTGGTGAACTCGTACCAcctgctgctctgctgtctGGACCTGGTGTTCGGCAACGCGTTGCTCTGCAACAACAGGAAGGACCTCATCAACCCCACCTTCAAAG gtctgccGGCTCTGTACCGCGCTGACGGCCTCGTGTCCTCAGACGAACCTCCTCCGTGTGTGTTGGAGCGTCTGTGTGAGCTGCACGACGGCCTGGTGGTCGAGGCCAAAGGCATCAAGCAGCACTACTTCAGACCGTACATCCAGAAGCTGTTCCACAGAcag ATCCTGAAAGGCAACGAGGATCATCTGACTGAACTGTTGGATCCTCAGAGCTTCATTGATAACAA caAAGCCATAAACAGGGAGTACGAGGAGTACGTGTTGACGGTCGGAGACTTCGATGAGCGAGTGTTTCTGGGAGCCGACGCAGACGAGGAAATCGGGACTCCGAGGAAAATCGTTCAGGAGCCGTCGGCCAATCAGATGACGGCTCAGAGCCAGCTGCAACAACACGTAgagaag tCGGGCTCGCTcgccccctccacccctctgacGGGGCGGGTCTACCTGAAGGAGAAGGACCTGCTCGTCACTCCCGTCTCCTCGGCGACGCAGAGCGTCAGCCGGCTGCAGAGCATGGTGGCCGGGCTGAGGACGGCGCCCAGCGAGCAGCTGGTGCAGGTCTTCAG GTCGTGCTCCAGAAACCCCTCAGAGTCCATTCTGGGCCGAGTGAAGACCCTGGGACAGACCTTCAAAGAGCACTACACCAACGACTCAGAGGACATGCCCGGCTCCCATatcg ACTTTGCAGAGAACCGCCTGAAGCTGGCTGAGATCCTCTACTACAAGATCCTGGAGAACGTCCTGGTCCAGGAGAACAAGCGGCTGCACGGCAAAGACATGAGC gtgttgttggaGCAGGACATCTTCCACTGTTCCCTGATGGCGTGTTGTCTGGAGGTGGTGTTGTTCTCCTACAGCTCCCAGAGAACCTTCCCCTGGATCATCAACATCTTCAAGCTGACCCCATTCTACTTCTTCAAG gtgATCGAGGTGTTCATCCGCTCCGAGGAGGGCCTGTCCAGAGACATGGTGAAGCACCTGAACCTGATCGAGGAGCAGGTCCTGGAGAGCAGAGCCTGGAGCGCCGACTCTGCCCTGTGGAGCGCCTTGCAGGCTGCCGGCAGCAAGGTGCCCACTGTTGAGgag GTGAACTTCCCCTCCAGTCTGGACACGGGTTCTGGTTTTAGCGGCGGGGTTCAGTCTCACCTGCCGCtggtctccctctcccccatcATCCACCCCCGCATCCGGGAGTTCAGATCTGGACTGGGCAGCGCTCGCaaag ACGTTCCTCCGTCTCCGTTGTCGCTCCACGACCGCTACAGCTCGCCGGCAGCCGGCAGCGCCAAACGCCGTTTGTTCGGCGACGATCCGCCGGCCCGAATCTCGGGCGTGATCCCCGGCAGCCCGATGACGTCGCCGGCCAAAAGGTTGATGTTCGGCTCCGGCAGCACCCTGAGGATCGGAGCTCCGGGAGGCCAGACCACCGTCCTCAGCATCCCGCtgcaag gtgCAAATAACGACCGCACCATCACGCTGATCCCAGTTCAGCCGTGCGACTCCTCCGGTACGATCACCGCTCAGTTCCTGCTCACTACCTCCCCGAGCCGCGCCGCCGCCCCcgcgacctctgacccccaggCAGGAAGCGCCCGGCCGCGACGCACCGGATCCCTCGCTCTGTTCTTCAGGAAG GTGTACCACCTGGCCAGCGTGCGTCTCAGGGATCTGTGCGTGAAGATGGACGTCCCGTCGGAGCTCCGAGGGAAAATCTGGACGTGTTTCGAGCACTCGCTGGTCCACAGTACCGGTCTGATGAGGGACCGGCACCTGGaccagctgctgctgtgcagCGTGTACATCATATCCAAA ATCACAAAAGAGACTCACAGCTTCCATGACATCATGAAGTGTTACCGCAGCCAACCACAGGCCAGCAGTCat gtgtacCGCAGTGTGTTGCTGCGTCACAGGGAGCAGGTGACGGATGAGAACATGGAGGTGGATCCGGTGTCAGGTGGAGAAT CTGCAGAGAAAACCAATCAGGTCCCGGGACGAGCCGACTGCGACCAATCGGGCGAGGAGGAGCGCGGCGACCTCATCCAGTTCTACAACAGCGTCTTCGTCCTGAAGATGAAGAGCTTCGCGCTGCGTTACGCAACCCAGGACCAGCTG gcggacgccccccccctctctccgttCCCGGCGGTCCGGGCTCAGCCCCTGTCGCCCCGTCGGGTCTCTCAGAGACACTCGCTGTACGTCTCCCCTCACAAGAACTCAGCCGGCGGCCTCACGCCGACCCCCTTCACCTACAGGATCAACAGCAGCCCCTCTAag GAGTTGTCCGACATCAACCGGATGATCCGACAGGGCAGCGCGAGCAGGAAGCGAGCCTTCACCATGGAGGGCGacgtgatgatgtcatcagccTGCGACTCCCCCAGCAAGAGGGCGTGTCCAgagagcggcggcggcggcggcagcagcgcCGACGTGCTGCTGAAGCGGCTGCAGGACGTCGTGTCGGAGCGGCAGAGTCACTGA
- the tmem74b gene encoding transmembrane protein 74B, with protein MESSFKGVELRELRGGGARRGEAPVGCAARGFENASYQQDEEHDLRQQGATEPAGAPPSTSGTSKGEQQHQERSPRSYDEEEGGGGGWQEDGQDFPEFHPSDDRSADYGFIFALVFLVSGIVLVVIAYTIPREAKVDPDSVSARQMEKLELHYARLGSHLDKCIIAGLGLLTLGGMFLSVLLMVSICRGEMHRSRAAFVRPKRTYGSINLRMKQLATGESGGGDDRDRGEEFLVERVEMLDPKWDSKSEPGPSRTPPPPALLAPLPPASSSPSSSAAPRGVN; from the exons ATGGAGTCCTCTTTCAAAGGCGTAGAGCTCCGGGAGCTGAGGGGGGGAGGAGCCCGGCGAGGAGAGGCCCCAGTGGGCTGCGCCGCCCGCGGGTTTGAGAACGCCTCGTACCAGCAGGACGAGGAGCACGACCTccgccagcagggggcgacggAGCCGGCCGGTGCTCCGCCCTCAACCTCTGGCACCAGCAAG ggagagcagcagcatcagGAGCGCTCTCCTCGGTCAtacgatgaagaggaaggaggaggaggag gatggcAGGAGGACGGACAGGACTTCCCAGAGTTCCACCCGTCCGACGACCGCTCTGCAGACTACGGCTTCATCTTCGCCCTGGTGTTCCTGGTGAGCGGCATCGTCCTCGTGGTCATCGCCTACACCATCCCCCGAGAGGCCAAGGTGGACCCGGACTCGGTGTCGGCCCGTCAGATGGAGAAGCTCGAGCTGCACTACGCCCGGCTCGGCTCCCACCTGGACAAGTGCATCATCGCGGGCCTGGGCCTGCTGACCCTGGGCGGCATGTTCCTGTCCGTGCTGCTCATGGTGTCCATCTGTCGGGGGGAGATGCACCGGAGCCGGGCGGCCTTCGTCCGGCCCAAGAGGACTTACGGCTCCATCAACCTGAGGATGAAGCAGCTGGCGACCGGAGAGTCGGGAGGAGGCGACGACAGGGACAGAGGGGAGGAATTTTTGGTGGAGCGTGTCGAGATGCTGGATCCAAAATGGGACTCCAAATCAGAACCTGGACCCAGcaggactcctcctcctcctgctcttcttgctcctcttcctcctgcttcgtcttctccttcctcttcggCTGCTCCTCGTGGAGTCAACTGA